In Paraburkholderia caballeronis, the following proteins share a genomic window:
- a CDS encoding sigma-54-dependent Fis family transcriptional regulator: protein MQQAGTPMDWFPSPEHDARIMSAWEHLVGGGQFGPNAVRSVVDDSWRRCLDSRVDPAVDRAPPPVGENRLAQWRDRNAQLIDASAPLMQQTRELLSQTGTIMLLADPNGLILQHEGDMRTIEPAGETGLIAGFNWIEPNCGTNAIGTALALQQPVQIHGAEHFCAGIKRWTCSAAVIRDPVDARILGVIDVSGLADTYSRYCLALTVSLAARIENRIAKNAMGRRLQLLDRCAAHFGGRDAVLLVDEHGRFVKANAHVVPTLRRLGFDIDLDADFVLPAPDAVTSGRPQWLLRAHVETIRDTDGPLGFLIVIPDAAARRVREPAALIEPERQTDGTDAFESIAGRGPALRAAVAKARQLAPSKVPVLLLGETGVGKELFAQSIHRASANSGGPFVALNCGGLSRDLLASELFGYAEGAFTGARRSGAVGKIEAAHGGTLFLDEIGEMPLDIQPHLLRVLEENEIYRLGENTPRKVNFRLVAATHRNLKDAIADGTFRMDLFYRIAVTTVSIPSLRERRDDLPELIGHWLRRLCERYGLPPRSFDDDALTRLLDYDWPGNVRELRNAIEGALLMTDGPVITSANLPAEIVAANAETIGAPFAVFDAAGDETSASLQAVEAESIRRALARHAGNLTQAAGQLGIAKSTLYEKIRRYGLADAVGEVRRHRGMRRPDGASG, encoded by the coding sequence ATGCAACAGGCCGGCACGCCTATGGACTGGTTTCCCAGTCCCGAACACGACGCCCGCATCATGTCCGCATGGGAGCATCTGGTCGGCGGCGGCCAGTTCGGGCCGAACGCGGTGCGCAGCGTCGTCGACGATTCGTGGCGGCGGTGCCTCGACAGCCGCGTCGATCCGGCGGTCGATCGCGCGCCGCCGCCGGTCGGCGAAAACCGCCTCGCGCAATGGCGCGACCGCAACGCCCAGTTGATCGACGCCAGCGCGCCGCTGATGCAGCAGACCCGCGAACTGCTGTCGCAGACCGGCACGATCATGCTGCTCGCGGACCCGAACGGCCTGATCCTCCAGCACGAAGGCGACATGCGCACGATCGAGCCGGCCGGCGAAACCGGGCTGATCGCCGGCTTCAACTGGATCGAGCCGAACTGCGGCACGAACGCGATCGGCACCGCGCTGGCGTTGCAGCAGCCGGTGCAGATCCACGGCGCGGAACACTTCTGTGCGGGGATCAAGCGCTGGACCTGCTCGGCGGCGGTGATCCGCGACCCGGTGGACGCCCGGATACTCGGCGTGATCGACGTGTCCGGCCTCGCGGACACGTATAGCCGCTACTGCCTCGCGCTGACGGTGTCGCTCGCGGCGCGGATCGAGAACCGCATCGCGAAGAACGCGATGGGCCGCCGCCTGCAACTGCTCGACCGCTGCGCCGCGCACTTCGGCGGACGCGACGCGGTGCTGCTCGTCGACGAGCACGGCCGGTTCGTGAAGGCGAATGCGCACGTCGTGCCGACGCTGCGGCGTCTCGGCTTCGATATCGATCTAGACGCGGATTTCGTGCTGCCGGCGCCCGACGCCGTCACGTCCGGCAGGCCGCAATGGCTGCTGCGCGCGCACGTCGAAACCATCCGCGACACCGACGGCCCGCTCGGCTTCCTGATCGTGATCCCCGATGCCGCCGCGCGCCGCGTGCGCGAACCGGCTGCGCTCATCGAACCCGAACGGCAAACGGACGGCACCGATGCGTTCGAAAGCATCGCCGGACGCGGCCCCGCGCTGCGCGCGGCGGTCGCGAAAGCGCGGCAGCTTGCGCCGTCGAAGGTGCCGGTGCTGCTGCTCGGCGAGACCGGCGTCGGCAAGGAACTGTTCGCGCAGAGCATCCATCGCGCGAGCGCGAACTCCGGCGGCCCGTTCGTCGCGCTGAACTGCGGCGGACTGTCACGCGACCTGCTCGCGAGCGAACTGTTCGGCTACGCGGAAGGCGCGTTCACCGGCGCGCGCCGTTCGGGCGCGGTCGGCAAGATCGAGGCCGCGCACGGCGGCACGCTGTTCCTCGACGAGATCGGCGAGATGCCGCTCGACATCCAGCCGCATCTGCTGCGCGTGCTCGAAGAGAACGAGATCTACCGGCTCGGCGAGAACACGCCGCGCAAGGTGAACTTCCGGCTCGTCGCCGCGACCCACCGGAACCTGAAGGACGCGATCGCCGACGGCACGTTCCGGATGGACCTGTTCTACCGGATCGCGGTCACGACGGTGTCGATCCCGAGCCTGCGCGAACGCCGCGACGACCTGCCGGAACTGATCGGGCACTGGCTGCGCCGGCTGTGCGAACGCTACGGCCTGCCGCCGCGCTCGTTCGACGACGACGCGCTGACGCGGCTGCTCGACTACGACTGGCCCGGCAACGTGCGGGAACTGCGCAACGCGATCGAGGGCGCGCTGCTGATGACCGACGGCCCGGTGATTACCTCCGCCAACCTGCCGGCGGAAATCGTCGCAGCGAACGCCGAAACGATCGGCGCTCCGTTTGCGGTCTTCGACGCGGCGGGCGACGAAACGAGCGCATCGTTGCAGGCCGTCGAGGCGGAATCGATCCGCCGCGCGCTGGCGCGCCATGCGGGCAATCTGACGCAGGCGGCCGGCCAGTTGGGGATCGCGAAAAGCACGCTGTACGAAAAGATTCGCCGGTACGGGCTCGCGGATGCGGTCGGCGAAGTGCGCCGGCATCGCGGGATGCGGCGGCCGGACGGCGCTTCGGGGTGA
- a CDS encoding acyltransferase family protein yields the protein MNKLHSLTILRALAATTVIGFHAMATSGPAFGEFGVDIFFVLSGFVIALVIDTPGLTARQFLADRIARIVPLYWLMTMTVFVGAMTLPALFNSTTADVGHLFQSLFFIPYRKESGHLFPMLFVGWTLNYEMMFYLVSALSLVLVRRKRLLFIAVAIAAIWFAAKASGSRSAIAEFVSHERVFEFPLGFAAYLLWRNGVRVRPVAAAAVVAAMYGWMAFAQWKGFADAPLLYFGGPSFLMVTGCLSLESMIGTSLLSRGAIFVGNASYATYLSHPYCVQAAHKLMPSVIDGFDAASASGIASLAIVGTALGCGLYWFADRPLHRNARLLLNGKLPLVVPLPRFVRARRTADRNPG from the coding sequence ATGAACAAGCTTCATTCGTTGACCATCCTGCGCGCGCTCGCCGCGACGACAGTGATCGGCTTTCATGCGATGGCGACGTCCGGACCGGCATTCGGCGAATTCGGCGTCGATATCTTCTTCGTGCTGAGCGGCTTCGTGATCGCGCTGGTGATCGACACGCCAGGGCTCACCGCGCGCCAGTTCCTGGCGGACCGCATCGCGCGGATCGTCCCGCTGTACTGGCTGATGACGATGACAGTCTTCGTCGGCGCGATGACGCTGCCCGCGCTGTTCAATTCGACGACCGCCGACGTCGGCCACCTGTTTCAATCGCTGTTCTTCATCCCGTATCGCAAGGAAAGCGGCCATCTGTTCCCGATGCTGTTCGTCGGCTGGACGCTGAACTACGAGATGATGTTTTATCTGGTCTCCGCGCTTTCGCTCGTGCTCGTGCGCCGCAAACGCCTGCTGTTCATCGCGGTCGCGATCGCCGCGATCTGGTTCGCCGCAAAGGCGTCCGGCTCGCGTTCAGCAATCGCCGAATTCGTGTCGCACGAGCGCGTGTTCGAATTTCCGCTCGGCTTCGCCGCGTATCTTCTATGGCGCAATGGCGTGCGGGTCCGGCCCGTCGCGGCCGCTGCCGTCGTCGCGGCGATGTACGGCTGGATGGCGTTCGCGCAGTGGAAGGGTTTCGCCGACGCGCCGCTGCTCTACTTCGGCGGACCGTCGTTCCTGATGGTGACGGGCTGCCTCAGCCTCGAATCGATGATCGGGACGAGCCTCCTGTCGCGCGGCGCGATCTTCGTCGGCAACGCGAGCTACGCGACTTACCTGAGTCATCCGTACTGCGTGCAAGCCGCGCACAAGCTGATGCCGTCGGTGATCGACGGCTTCGACGCGGCGTCGGCTTCGGGCATCGCGTCGCTCGCCATCGTGGGCACCGCGCTCGGATGCGGGCTCTACTGGTTCGCGGATAGACCGCTGCATCGGAACGCCCGTCTTCTGCTGAACGGGAAGCTGCCGCTGGTCGTGCCCCTGCCGCGCTTCGTACGCGCGCGTAGAACCGCTGACAGGAATCCTGGCTGA